The Rosa rugosa chromosome 1, drRosRugo1.1, whole genome shotgun sequence genomic sequence GAATACAATACACATTAGATAGTTCTAACACAAATTTATTCCTAAACAATAACTTGACAATTCCTACAGCTTGAACTTCTACTTTTTGTCCACTTGCAGTACATACTTTAGTCTCATTCCTTCTTGGGATTGTTATTCTGGATAATCCCTACAATGAGTTCACAATGTGAATAGGTGAACCAGTATCAAACCACCAAGAATTGTCAGTTTCAAAACCATTTGACTCAACAGAGAAAACAGATTTGAGTAAAAAGTTACCTTTCTTATTCAGCCAATTCTTGAAGCCATCACAGTCCTTCTTGAAATGTCCAACTTTCTTGCAAAAGAAGCATTTCACTTGACTTGGCGATGCATTGAGAGATTTACCCTTGGTGAAGTCAGATTTCACAGGGTTCTTAGATGAACTTCCCTTGAAGTATTTTCCAGAATTTTTCTTAAATTTGGGTTTTCCCAAGTAATTCATTGGGTTTCCCATGTAGTTTATGGTCATCTTGAGTACTTCAGTCTCCTCCTGTACACATATGGAGATGAGTTCATCAAGACTCCATTTTTCCTTCTGAGTGTTGTAGAGACTCTTGAGATGGCTGTATTGGTCTGGCAATGAGTTAAGTAGCAGATACACCAAGAAAGTATCTTCAACTGTCACATTTAGGCCTTTCAACTTTCCAGCAGTGTCTATCCCTTGCATAATGTACTCCCTGATGCTTCCTTGTCCATTGAACCTCATCTTGATAAGTTTATTCATCAAATTTCCAGTCTCAGCTTTGTCAGACACCTTGTACTTATCTGCAATGGAGTTGAAAAACACCCTTGCATTTTCAGAATCTGCAATTCCTCCCTTCACTGCATCTGTCATGCTTTTCTTCATGCAGATCAAGGCCATTCTATTATGCCTATGCCACTGCAGGTACTTGTCCTTAGTCTCCTTGCTTGCATTAGCAGCTGGCTCCTGTGGTGGATCCTCCCTTAGCACATGATCAAAGTCCAGAATTCCCAGGTTCAATTCAATGTCTCCCTTCCATTTCTTGTAGTTTGATCCATTGAGCAGTTCAATGTTATTGATGCTCATTGGAAAATGCAGTGCTGCAATATGTATTGATGTATTCAGTATGGTATCTATATACCATTGACTCAATATAATTTCCCAATTGCAATTGATAATTTGCATTTCACACAGCGTATATATTTAAGATAAACATTTGTCAAAATAAGAGTGATATCATTTGTGATATACAATCTCAAAAGACAACTAAAAGTTCTTTCTTACATATACACATATCATCATTCTGATTTAATTGAAATGACTTCTTTGGAAGCATATAACAATTCAAATGATGTTATCTTGATTAATGTTTTCTTGCAGAAAACTATAATGCTCTTTTACTGTGACTACTTTGATAGCATACAGTATAACAACATTGGTTCCTTATATGACATTTCATAAACTTTAACATGTCAATCTATTCATGACTACTGTGGTAGCATATGAACTTCAATGAAATTACACAACATTTATTCTAACAGATTTTAATTATGCATACAGGCTTTATCATATTAATATtgcaaattttaaaaataacctGATCAATACAATCATATAAGCATGTATAGCATTCATGTAATCTCATAATCATAGATATATCAATCTTAGTCTAAGCATagatgctctgataccaattgttaaaTTAAAACTTAGCCTACTGCAACTAATATGCAGAACAAGTATATAAACTAAAACATATTTCTATGTCAGACTAGGATTAGATATAGAGTTCAAGTAAATGACTAGTTTGGTTGGTGTTGTCCATTCCTTCTCCAAGATCCATACGATAAGTTCTCTTTGCATTGATGGGAATGTATTTATAGAGAAACGTTTATGTTCTTGCAGGGGAATCAACAAATCTGATAAACAGTTTTATAACAGTTTTGCAGTTTACAGCAGTTCCTTCTATCAAGGAAACTGCTCATAACTTCTTATCTATTCAGACAAGCCCTTATCCTAATCAATGCATAACTtgaatatttaaattcaaatcAGATGGCTTTAATCAAGTGTTTATTAATGATTTTACAACTCAATTAAATCACCAATGTTTTATTAAATCCCAATAACTTAGCTCCATTCTCTTTgtctgctgctgctgcaactCGTGTGCATACCAGCTTTATATATCTAGTTCAATATGATCTTACATGGAATCTTTTATGATAATCATCCACGCCTGAAACGTATCTTAATGCCTGAAAGTTGGATAGGCTGGCCTTTACGTAAGGATTATATTGCCCCCAATTTTTATGAAATACAAGATGCTCATTGAATAATCAGAAACAAATATTCACTTCTACAACTCCAGATATTAAAAGAATATTTGGACGTTCTCTTATAGATCAAACAGAGTAATTGACGTTTCATTCATTAGGTgggctaaataaataaataaaagaattagaGGGTTCATTGAAATTCTCAAATTTTGAAGATACTTTTTCGGATGAGCCGAGCCAatatgatgaaattaaaagagtTCCACATCATGAACTATGTACCGCGCACATCACTTAGAAAGGCTCTAGAAAGTAACATAGGAGGAAATAAAGAAATAGAATATGAAAAATATAAGGAAATGAAAGAGGGTCATATTCTATTTGTACTGTATCTGAGATCAATCTTGGCTATTCCCGCCCTTCACCTCCCCTAGACGCTAGACTCTATTTTTTGGTCTTTCAACTAAGCAATTGTAATTCACCATTTGGAATATGTATGAAGtagtaacatttttttttattggttgagacacaaacaaataaaaaaaagtaagagGAAACAAAATGGAGTTCGTTTCCTTTGTATACTTTAATACACAATACCCATCGTTTCTTTTGCCTGCTTTATATACATAAAACTTAATTAAATTAGTAAGGGGTATAGCTCCGACACTTAGATGGATAAGTATGTATCATGATCTATAACTAGAATACTGAATATGTATGTCGACCCATATCAATTAATTTGTAGAATATATACCCATACAAATTACTCATGTGCCAGGAACCAGATTTGAACTGGTGACACAAGGATTTTCAGTCCTCTGCTCTACCAGCTGAGCTATCCCGACCATTCACGACGCATCATcctcattttattttaatatagGACTTGGGTCTATGtcaattaaaaaatgaaaagataTTCCAAAATATTATCCAGGCCCTGGTAGAATTTCTTGTATCTTCAAAAAGAAAACCTTGTAAGTTTCAATACAGTACAAatagggtaaagctatggtatgttaacatttctcatacatcaactatttttaccactttaaggactcatgttaccactttgaggactaatattattattttgaggactcatacggtaaactaagaaaatttatcactttaaggactcatgttaccactttgaggactaatattattattttgaggactcatgtggtaactaagaaaatttaccactttaaggacttatgttaccactttgaggactaatattattattttgaggattcattttaccacttttaaggcaattgtatgcatgtcatacgttaacacattgtagaattttccgtACAAATAATACAAATAATGATatggattgtttttttttttttttgatcaagaagaaacttcattaataatgatatggattgttaattattttaatttaataCATTATTCAAAGATGCTCATTTGCATTTGTACACGTATCATATATATCACACACAAGGCTTATGATgtgataagaaaaaaaaattccgcTCGGATCGGTTTGTGAAATAGTAGAGTGAGAATCATTGCGAACCATAACCAATTTTGAGTCActaattaacaaaataaaatgaGAAGATAAATAATTAGGGAGGCAACCAGGTCTTTTTGGGGATAGAGGGATTTGAACCCTCACAATTTCTAAAGTCGACGGATTTTCCTCTTACTATAAATTTCATTGTTGTCGATATTGACATGTAGAATGGGACTCTATCTTTATTCTTATCCGATTTTGTTCAggcatttcaatttttttttaaaataagtaTTCTATTGGAGATGCCCTTAGGTGGTAGGGAACTAGggatcagaccaaaaaaaacaaacatataTAGGTCCTTCTGAAAATCGCACACAGCATTACACCTCCATCTCAAGATTTTCTCCAAAATTTACAACTCGACAGCTTCCCTCTCACTCATAGCCTCCTCCTCTCTGATGCTCCATTTCTAGTTTTAGGGTTTCTCCTAGGGGTGGGCACTTTGTACTgaaaatgcggttaccgacCCGAATCGCACCGAAAAAGCGGTTCGGTAACCGCACCGAACTAAAACGGTGTCGTTTCATGGtcacaccgcaccgaaccgcataaaagcggttcggttgcggtttcaGGTCATAAACAGCCCGATTTAAACCGACCCGCACCGAATttgttttaattacattttatttgtttattatttctctattgatggaaatgttggttttaactatataagaaatccatttttatttaggttttcagtttgtaataagttgctatgtttgcttgatcattgatatatatatatatatatatatatatatatatatatatatatatatatatatatgggtttgttaagtgttcaaatatgatctttctgcaagttgcttgatatttggATGACATTTGCCAATTTGTGCggactctaaatgcattcaaaatttatttataccTTATTGAAACAGTTAGGTAAAAATAAGCATGATTTTGGCCctctctttctagttgaaattaataaatcggtCCAAATCGAAACCGACCCGCACAACAccgaaaaatggtgtaaccgaaataatcggttcatcccttttgtaatgcggttgcggtttgatatataggccaaTCGAAAAAAGCAgtttggttgcggtttgggCCTTAAACCGAATcgaaccgcaccgcgcccacccctagttTCTCCAATTGAGAACGGAACTGATCCCAGCATGTCCTTAACCCCATTGCCTTCGATTTCCGGTCTCTTCAAGACCGCGGAACCCAAAGACCAAATGCCGATCGTGATGCGGCAGCGCAAATGGGTTTTTTTATTGTCAGGGCAAATTTGTAAATTTGTTTACCAAAAAAGCCCAATCTGAAATGGGCGAATCGCCCCGACCCAAACCCAACGCTACCCCAGACAAGTATATATATTTGgtaccaaatttcaaaaccacaGAGTCGGTCCGccattagagagagagaatcggagAAACGATAACGTCCTAagcttcactctctctctctctccctgaaTTCATTCTCGTTCTTCTTCAAATCTGACCTACTGCATTTTCTGAAGAATCAAAGCACAGCTTCACACAAAACTGGAGGTATAGATTTGATTTTCCTCTTCTCTCAAACACTGcagcttttcttcttcatgcTTGTTTGATATTTCGATTCCTAGATTCAAACTAGGCATTCAAATAAGTATTTGAAATTGAAacctgaaattgaaattgaagcctgaaattgaactTAGTTAacttgcttttttatttttacacgGTGTTTGGCTCCTCTTCTTCTAGTTTGCGTCTTATCAGTTTTAGATCCGGTTTATTTGACAATGAAATCAGTGATTTgaagattgaaattgaaattgaatttccTTTGTATGTAGTGTTTGGCTCCTCTCCTTCTGGTTTGAGCCAGCTACTACATTAGGAGGATGACGATGACGATGATGTTGATTCTATTTCTATTTATCTTTTTCAGTTAGTTTGATTTGAACTGTGACATGATTAGTTCTCTTAATCGTAATTTTCATTTTATAGGTAAGCTTCACATCCTCTGGTAACAGCTTGATTTTTTGACTTCATCCTCTGCTCTAGGCAAAAGTCTTCAGCACTATAGAAGGTTGGTGACCTTAGTCTTATCCAGGTTTCAATTTCTTTGAGTTTTGTTCATGATGCATATATAGTCTGCACTGTGATTTATGTATTCTTCAACATGTATTTATAGTTTACTTTTAATTTTTTACATCAAGTTTGTGTTGTCCTTTAGATTATCATAGGCGCTTTGTATAAGTTTGTAACATTTCTATCACGATGGACATATACAATGCACATCACCAATATGCAGCACTCGTTAGTTAAGAGCAAATAACAGAAAAATGTTGATAAAATTCCAAACCAACAGTTTTCATTTACCattgagaaaatgaaaatggaaggCCATAAGGAAACCTATTGCAATTGGAAATTCATATTAAACCTTCAAGATCAGCAGTAACAACCAATAAATGTCTGATGATGTTCAAATAACATCTATGTTGTTGTTGTGCTTGTCCCCAGTACATGCTATATGTCTGCCTTTGTGGTTTTATTGGCAATATTTAATGCATGGATGTGTATCATTTTCTACGTTGTACAGAAAGCTTGGCTTCAGAATTGAAAGGTAGGGTATTGCAATTGGAAAGTCATAATTAAACTTTTAAGACCTATATGTCTAATGATTTTAGTTTAAGGTCTGTATTGTCATTGCGCCTGTCCCCCATATATGATATATCTTTGCTTTTTTGGGTGTTGTGGGCATTGTTCAATGCATTAATGTGTATAAGAAACATGGCTCCAAAATTGGAAGGTTACGAGTTTGGTGAGACAGTTGCCAGGGGTGAGGTTATAGTTGTTATATgattttttgttcttcatgtaGGGTCCTGAGGTTAGGAGTGGAGATGTACCACAACCAATTCTGCTTACAGAGGGACAAGAGTTTAACTTTACAATTAGAAGAGGAGTTAGCACAAAAGATACCGTTAGTGTAAACTATGATGACTTTGTGAATGATGTGGAGGTTGGAGACATAGTTCTGGTTGATGGTAAGTAGTATCTTGTGGGTGCTAAATTGGTAGATGAGTTAATTTGGTTTGCATGTCATCTAAGTTGATATGGTCTTGTTGTAAGCATGCATGTTGCTGAAGTTTTAGAAATATGGAAAGTTAAATGTTGACTCTTTTGAGTAATTTCGTATAAGAGATTGAATGCCCTTGTTTTGTGCATGTGGTTTGGTGGATTCTAGAACTCTGTCATTGGGATGAGATTGAAGAATGTATTGATTTATTTCTGTGATCAACTTTGATGGGAAAAGCCAGACTATAGAGTTAGACTAGTTCTTTTAGTGTGCTGGTGTTTGTTAACCTAAAGTAGCTGGGACATTGTTTAGGCAAATAAGTACCTGATCTATTCCAAATTGTGAGTCTGACATCATAGCATGCCGTTATCTGACAAGAGAATAAATCTGTACTTACGTGTATATATGTCTTATATTTGACGTACTGAGTTTGTTATTTTACCAGAAAACTACCCAAAACCAACTCTGATTTTTCCTTATTAAGAACCATTTTATCCAATTTTGATGAAGTGCTTTTTCCGATCCAGTCAACAGAACATCTTTCATCTTGTTAGCCAACTGAAATATTCAATTATGGCCTTCTCTATCGGTCTCTTCTACAGAAAAAGACTGGGAAGATATCAAGTTTGGAGTGGACAATGGAGTTGATTTCTATGCTGTCTCATTTGTAAAAAGTGCTGCGGTGGTTCATGAGTTGAAAGATTATCTCAAAGGTATTTCTATGAGTTCTATACACAACAGAGTTGATTCTTATTTTCAATCTCTTATCCATTTTCAGTTAATTTCTTCTTGGCTCTTCTATATGTTATTGACTCCTAAATTGAGTTGTGTATTTCTTGCAGGTTGTAATGCAGATATTCATGTTATCgtaaaaattgaaagtgcagacTCTATACCAAATCTtgatttccttttttgttcaaaacaagcactCTAATTTATAGGGATGGTAGGAGGGAAGACTATTGTGCAGTAATGTATGTCAAGCTGCCCCTAGGATTTCTTATGAATACAAGGAATTTCGTTAGTTTCATTCTAATCTTTATGTAGAAACTCATGAAATGTTGAGATGGAACATGATGATT encodes the following:
- the LOC133732665 gene encoding uncharacterized protein LOC133732665; translation: MSINNIELLNGSNYKKWKGDIELNLGILDFDHVLREDPPQEPAANASKETKDKYLQWHRHNRMALICMKKSMTDAVKGGIADSENARVFFNSIADKYKVSDKAETGNLMNKLIKMRFNGQGSIREYIMQGIDTAGKLKGLNVTVEDTFLVRRLKYSR